One genomic window of Candidatus Nitrospira nitrificans includes the following:
- the scpB gene encoding SMC-Scp complex subunit ScpB produces MTPLTADPVHDMPEASPVNMEEANGSPHDQSVDDLQVQGTGELQAILEALLFVSSEPLSVARIVAVLGNVSKTDVEEALRHFGQALDQDGRGVRLAVVAGGYRLVTKLDYAPWIKRLDKAKTSAKLSRSALESLAIIAYKQPLVRSEVEEIRGVETSGVLRTLLERKLVRIVGRKEVPGRPIMYGTTKFFLEHFGLSDLSQLPPLREFKELGEAEQALLPMDAASVSSDEGSIETFDTGMEPSVNGDLQASAPLDEMLDPLPAAQ; encoded by the coding sequence ATGACGCCACTGACAGCGGATCCGGTTCATGATATGCCGGAGGCGAGTCCGGTGAATATGGAAGAGGCGAATGGATCGCCGCATGATCAGAGCGTCGATGACCTTCAGGTGCAAGGCACGGGGGAGCTCCAAGCGATTCTGGAAGCGCTGCTCTTTGTTTCTTCCGAACCGTTGTCTGTGGCGCGCATTGTGGCGGTGCTGGGGAATGTGTCCAAGACTGATGTGGAAGAGGCGCTGCGACATTTTGGCCAAGCGCTCGATCAAGATGGGCGCGGAGTGCGACTGGCTGTCGTCGCGGGCGGATACCGTCTTGTGACGAAGTTGGACTATGCGCCCTGGATCAAACGGCTGGACAAGGCCAAGACATCGGCGAAGCTGTCCCGGTCCGCGCTGGAATCATTGGCGATCATTGCTTACAAACAGCCGCTGGTGCGGTCGGAGGTCGAGGAAATCCGTGGAGTGGAGACATCCGGCGTCTTGCGCACGCTGTTGGAGCGAAAGCTGGTGCGAATCGTCGGACGCAAAGAAGTTCCCGGTCGTCCGATCATGTACGGGACGACCAAATTCTTTCTTGAACATTTCGGTTTGAGCGACCTCTCGCAGCTGCCGCCTCTTCGTGAATTCAAGGAGCTCGGCGAGGCGGAGCAAGCACTCCTTCCGATGGACGCTGCAAGCGTTTCGTCTGATGAAGGATCGATCGAGACGTTCGATACAGGCATGGAACCCTCCGTGAACGGTGATCTTCAGGCATCCGCTCCTCTCGATGAAATGTTGGATCCCCTTCCTGCCGCTCAATAG
- a CDS encoding segregation and condensation protein A, translating to MDSQAENFEQTELPYQVRIENFEGPLDLLLHLIKKNEINIYDIPVAMIAQQYLEYLEAMGELNLNVAGDFLVMAATLLQIKSKMLLPVDETADDEEEGPDPREELVRRLLEYKAFKEAARQLDDQEKVWREIFWREQALSVDETVEEKDLSLDNVSLFDLVDALKGVLERTPGGRLIEIAPDNLTVRERMNLILEMLEGKDSVSFAALFERSSQRLVVVVTFLALLELMRLRVARVFQAETFGPILVSRMFSLVPDPAELDDVDMEWRGT from the coding sequence GTGGACTCTCAGGCTGAAAATTTTGAGCAAACGGAGCTTCCGTACCAGGTCCGTATCGAGAATTTCGAGGGGCCGCTGGATCTGCTGCTGCATCTCATCAAGAAGAATGAGATCAATATCTACGATATCCCCGTCGCGATGATCGCCCAGCAATACCTCGAGTATCTGGAAGCGATGGGAGAGCTCAATCTCAATGTGGCGGGAGATTTTTTAGTCATGGCGGCGACGCTCTTGCAGATCAAATCCAAAATGCTGCTGCCGGTGGATGAGACGGCCGACGACGAGGAGGAGGGACCGGACCCCCGGGAGGAGCTCGTTCGACGGTTGCTTGAATACAAGGCTTTCAAGGAAGCGGCCCGTCAGCTTGATGACCAGGAAAAGGTGTGGCGCGAGATCTTTTGGCGCGAGCAAGCTCTCTCGGTTGACGAAACGGTTGAGGAGAAGGATCTTTCGCTGGACAATGTTTCGCTGTTTGATCTGGTCGATGCGCTCAAGGGAGTGCTTGAGCGGACTCCGGGCGGCAGGCTCATTGAGATTGCGCCGGACAATCTCACGGTACGCGAGCGGATGAATCTCATTTTGGAAATGCTCGAAGGCAAAGACTCGGTCTCATTTGCTGCGCTGTTCGAGAGATCGAGTCAACGGCTGGTGGTCGTCGTGACGTTCTTGGCGTTACTTGAATTGATGAGACTGCGGGTCGCTCGTGTATTCCAAGCGGAAACATTCGGGCCGATTTTGGTCTCCCGGATGTTCTCCTTGGTGCCTGATCCGGCGGAGCTTGATGATGTCGATATGGAATGGAGGGGGACATGA
- a CDS encoding pentapeptide repeat-containing protein, with product MVTCPPEVDAGCVVETSATGTEAGLVIHLSPSCTRAERERHAVHGEAVMDAIAKGRPVDLLGVIVRGDMIFDRLAVQTSNHEDRAGGNGQRIVREALNLRDSVVFGAVRHRATDGSLQFEGPVDVSGSHFKEGVDLSRSVFHKPVELSRAIFEKEAYFVRGQFAMSVECRETKFGPSTRFHQSTFRGSVDCTSALFDGMAEFLEVTFEQPAVFERSRFGLGTGFSGSRFKERASFSEAIFSRETFFGFAAFESEAVFAGAQFLGSADFSHAEFRQQDDLARARFDQPPLLDHTTRPESAQSAGFLQSRNGQYILTLVLLVVAALLVAYAVKIK from the coding sequence ATGGTGACTTGTCCGCCGGAAGTCGATGCCGGTTGCGTGGTCGAGACATCCGCCACTGGAACTGAAGCGGGGCTGGTGATCCATCTCTCGCCCAGCTGTACGCGGGCGGAGCGGGAACGTCATGCCGTGCATGGCGAAGCCGTTATGGATGCGATCGCGAAGGGGCGACCTGTCGATCTCCTTGGCGTGATTGTGCGGGGGGATATGATCTTCGATCGCTTGGCCGTGCAGACGAGTAACCACGAGGATCGTGCCGGCGGCAACGGGCAACGAATTGTTCGTGAGGCATTGAATCTGCGAGATTCCGTGGTGTTCGGCGCAGTACGCCATCGGGCAACCGACGGCTCGCTTCAGTTTGAAGGGCCGGTTGACGTTTCTGGGTCCCATTTCAAGGAAGGGGTGGACCTCTCCCGGTCGGTGTTCCACAAGCCGGTCGAGCTCTCGCGAGCCATATTCGAGAAAGAAGCCTATTTTGTTCGGGGACAGTTCGCCATGTCGGTGGAGTGCCGGGAGACGAAGTTCGGCCCCAGCACCAGATTTCATCAATCTACGTTTAGAGGTTCAGTGGACTGTACGAGCGCACTCTTCGACGGCATGGCGGAATTCCTCGAAGTGACGTTCGAGCAGCCGGCGGTATTTGAGCGGTCGAGGTTCGGCCTGGGGACGGGATTTTCAGGGAGTCGCTTCAAGGAGCGGGCCAGCTTCAGTGAAGCGATCTTCAGTCGCGAGACGTTCTTTGGTTTTGCGGCTTTTGAGAGCGAAGCGGTCTTTGCCGGCGCCCAGTTTCTCGGATCAGCCGATTTTTCACATGCCGAGTTTCGGCAGCAAGACGATCTGGCGCGGGCACGGTTCGATCAACCGCCGCTGTTAGACCACACAACGCGGCCTGAATCAGCCCAATCGGCGGGATTTCTTCAATCTAGAAATGGGCAGTATATCCTCACGTTGGTGCTTCTTGTCGTGGCTGCCTTGCTCGTGGCTTATGCGGTTAAAATAAAATGA